The nucleotide sequence GCTCGGCGATCGTCCGCAACGCTTGCTCCAACGCCCCCTGAACCGGGGCTCTCTTCGTCGTCATTTCTCTCTCCATCCTCCCCGAACGCAAAAAAACCGGCCCGTCCTGCGTTGGTCTGATGCCAATGCCGACGGCCCGGATATTAGAGCACCGCGACTTCCGCCTCCGGCAGAAGAATCTCGAACAGCTCGCGATGTTGAAGAATGGTGACGTCGCGACCTTTCACCCGCATGACCGCCACGTCCGGCTTCACCCGCATGCGTTCCAGATATTGACCCGGCACCGACCCCGATGCGCTAACCGTCACGCCGTCCACTTCCGTTTCTTCTTCATCCGCGAGAGAAAGATCCAGCACTTTCTCGTAAACGTCGGAGAACACTTGGAAATCGCTCGTATAGACCGCAATACACTTCATTCGTTCTACTCCTCTGCCGGAAGGGTCACTCCCGTTTTTTCCTTAGTTTTCCTGGCTCTTGGCATTTTCATACGTTTCCGCCCTTCGCGGCAGCGCTCCAACAGCGGACAAGCGGGACAATTCGGATTTTGCGCCTTGCAATGGTAACGGCCAAAAAAAATAAGCCGATGATGCGTAATGGTCCACTCGTCCTTGGGCACGAGCCGCATAAGCTTCTGCTCGACCTCCAGCACCGTGTCGTCGGGATCGGCGATGCCGAGCCGCTTCGACACGCGCTCGACATGGGTATCCACCGCGATCGCAGGAACGCCGAACGCGTTGGAGACGACGACGTTCGCCGTCTTCCGTCCCACGCCGGGCAGCTTGACCAGCTCCGAGTGCTCCCGGGGAACTTGTCCGCCGTATTCGTCGATCAGCATTCGGCACAGCTTCTGAATGTTGCTCGCCTTGCTCCGGAAAAGCCCGATGCGCCGGATGTCCTGTTCCAGCTCCTCCAGCGGAACCGACAAGTAATCATGCGGCGAACGGTATTTCACGAACAGATCTCGCGTCACCTTGTTGACCGTCTCGTCCGTGCATTGAGCGGACAACAGCACCGCGATCGTCAGCTCGAACGGATTCGAATGATGAAGCTCGCAATGGGCGTCAGGAAACATACCGCCGATGACATCGAGAATATGCCGCATTTCTTTTTTTGTCACCATGACGCGTCTCCTCCCCGTCTCCTCAGTTTAACGGAGCCGTGCCGTCATTTCAAGTCAGTTTCCGACAAAAAAAGACCGGACGGCGCGCTTCCGCCCGGAAAAAAGGCGCCGCGCCGTCCGGTCCCCTCAACCGCTTGCGTTACGTGCGTTCCAATTCGAGAATTTCGTCCCGCCACACGTAAATTTTGACCGACTGGTTCTGCATCAGGAAGTTCGGATGATATTCCTCCCCGCCCTTGTGGATGCGCGCACCGGGCAGGAACACATAATCCGTCTGCGTATCGGACAACGTCTTGCGGGCCAGCTTCAGCACGCCGGTGTTGCGGTCGTACGACGTAACCGTCCGCGATTCCGCCGTGAAGACGATCATATGGGCGTTGCCTTCGGGATCGAGCGTCGCTTCGACCCGGTCTCCCGGCGACAATTGGGACAGCGAGTTCAGGACCGAGCCGGACCGGTAAATCCGGGTCGTGCCCTTGATCTCCACCTGCTTGACTTCCCCGGCGGACGTACGGACCGACAAGATGCCGCTTGCGGCGTCGACGGCCGTCACCTCGCCCCGGACCGGCGTGAGAATCACGATGGATTCGAGCGTATCGCCGAGGAAGCGGAGCGCCACGGGTTCCCTCGTTTTCAGGTTGTCGAACGTCAGTCCCGTCCGCCCGGCCTGCTCGATTTTCACCGAGCTGCCGACCAGATAAGTCGACGTCGCGCCGCTGCCCGCTTCCATCACCACGATGCTTGGCGTCGCGCCGGCATAAAGCGGTTTTTTCAAGTCGGCCACGCGGTATACGATCTCGCGGCGAACGATTACCGAATCGACCCGATCCTGCGCCGCGTTCAACTGCACGCGCACTTCGTCGCCGATCTGCAGATCGGAGAGGCTGCCCGAGCTTTTGCCCGGGATGCGCACGTATGCGTAGTCGGCCAGCTTAAACGTGACGTATTCCCCGTCCGCCGCATCCTGCAGCGTAATCTCGCGCGTCTGCGAGTCGTAGCGGAACAGCGTGCCCTCGTAGGCGGTCGACATCTTCACCTGCATGACGGCACTGGCGTTGACCGTCAGGTCGACGCGTTTGCCGTTGGCGAAGATCGTGCCGAACTGCGCGAGCGGTATGGTCTGGCCGTTGTACTGCAGAACGGTCGAATCCGTCAGGGCGTAAGCGGCCGGCGTGCCGTCCGCGCGTTTGACGGTGAGCACTTTGTCTTTGTCGCTGTAGCTCAGGATGGTCACCTGGCGGATGACGGTCAGGTTCCGTTTGATGATTTCGATTTTGTTGATTTTGTTTTCGCTGATTTCCAGCCGGACCTGGTCGCCCTCCAGCAGATCCGTATAACGAAGCTGCACGCCGTTGTAATACGTTTTGACGTTGTCGGCGACGGCGTAAGTGCCGTAGGTGCCGTCCGCGCGCTCGACCGTCAGCAGCTTGTCGCCGCCGAGAACCAGCTTGCCCGTCTCCACGATCTCGACGACCTGCTTCAGCACGTCGATGCTTTCGATGACGCTGTCGCGCACGGCGACAACCACCGTGTCGCCTTGGCCGAGACGCTCGGCTTCCAGCGGCTTGCCCTTCGCGAAGATGGACACCGTGTCGGACAGCGGGAACGTCTCGACGCCGGAGCTTGTCCGAACCGACAATTTGCGATCCTGCAGGTTGACGTTTTCGACCGTTCCGTTCAGATCTTTGTTCAGCGGAAGCTGCAGCACGACGAGCCGGGACGGCTTGGCTCCCGGAATGCCGACGACCTGTTCCAGGCTGACGACGGTTCCTTTCGGCAGCAGCGCGATGTCCATGCCGGCTCCGTCGGTATTCACCGCGATCACGTTCGGATCAAGCTGGATGGTCAACTGCTGGTTGTCCGCTGTCGCCAATTTGATATTCAACGTATTCAGATCCAGTTCCACCAGCTTGCCTTCGGTTTTCTTCGTTTGCAGCTCGGCGGACAGCCGTTCGACGTAATAGGCGACGCCGTCTTCCACGAGAGCGTACACCGGATGGCCGGGCCGCAGATCCGAGGTCGAGATCGATACCGAATTGGCCTGCTCGTCGTAAAATTGCGGCTCCTGGCCGATCCGCCACTCCTGCAGGCTGCCGGACTCGTCGTATACACGCATCGTCAGCGTATCCTTCCAGCCGGCAAATACCCCTTTGCGCACCTTGGCGTTCGGCTGGGCCAAATATTTCTCGCTGCGGCCGAGGAAAGCCGCCATCTGCGCGCGCGTCACCGTGGCGGCGGGACGGAACGTGCCGTCTTCGAAGCCGGTGACGATGCCGAGCTTCACCGCCTCGGAGACGTAGCCGATATAGTCGGAGCCGATGCTTCCGGCGTCGGCGAACGATTCCGCACCGTCGGAACCCGCTTCCGCTTCCGCCGTTTTGCCCAGCGCGCGGATCACGACGCGGGACACCCATTCGCGGGTAGCGGGCTGGTCTCCCCACGGCTTGCTTTTCTCGGCGAGCGCGATGTTCGTCTCCCGGCCCAAATCGATCCACTTCGAGTCGAGCGCCTGCACCACATAAGGCTTCGCGTCGGGACGAACCTCGATCGGCATGACGACCTCGAGCTTGTTGGCGAGCGCTTCGTCTTCCAGGCCGAGCAAACGCACGATCATGATCAGCGCGTCCTGGCGGGAGACGGGGCTGTCCGGGTTGTACCGGCCCTGGTCGTCCCCGCGGACGATATCCTGAATGGCAAGCTTGGCCACATGCTTAACCGCCCAATGATCCGCTCCCACATCTGGAAACCGGCTGCGCGGCGCCTGCAGGGCCTTCACTCCGGATTTCGACGCCACGGCCGCTTCGGCCGCGGCCGTCCCTTCTTGGACGGTCACTTGCGCGAACGCGGCTTGTCCCCATAAAAGAGTCGTCACGGTTACGATTCCCGTGACGCGTTTTGCCAGTAGAAGGTTCCGTTTCAACCTGATTTCTCCTCTCGGCGTGTCGCCTTCTGTTTACGATGATCAATCGGTTCTTTTCATCGGATACGGAAGCTCTACGTGACCCATCAAGCTGTCCGTTTTTTCTCCGCCGACCGTAATTTCCACCTGGTCGATGTCGGAGAATTGGAAAAACAACTTCTTCAGCGCGTCGACCAGCAGCAGTTCGCCGCCCGAGCCCAGCCGGCCCTCGTCCTTGATGGCGACGTCCAGCTTGAGCACGGAACCCGTCTGGGAGATCGAGCGGACTTCGATGGCAGCCGCCAGCGGCACCCCTCCGCTCTCGGGTTTTTGCGCCATGGCGGCCAGCCCGGCCTTGACAAGTTCCGCCGTCGTGCCCTTCGGCACGTTGACGGTGCGTTCCACCAGCTTCTCGATGTTGGCGTCGCCATCGTAGACTTTCACGGCCACCAGCCCGGGCGTGGCGGTCGGCGCAGCGGAGGGCGGCGGAGAGACCGTCGCGCCCGCGCCGGCGTTGACGCTGGCGGTCGGCTGCGCCGACGGTTCCGCCTTGCCCCCGCCGCAGCCCGCCAGCACGGCGATCCCGATCGCGGCGGCCGCTATCGCGGCGATACGTTTGTTCATCGTGTACCTCCTTAGCTCAGACCCAGATATTCCCGAATTCCGGCGACGATAGCCGCAGCCACCTGGCCGCGGAACGCGTCGTCCGCCAGCTTCGCTTCGTTGTCCGGATTGTCCAGATATCCGACCTCCAGCAGCGTGGAGGGCATGGTCGTATAAGTGATGACGCGGAAGTTGTTTTTGCGGACGCCCCTGTCGGCGAAGCCTGTGGCCGCCACCAGATGCTTGTGCATGATTTTCGCGAAATTCAGGCTCTGGTCCGTGTAATAATAAGTCTCGGTTCCTTGCACTTTGCCGTTGTACTTGTTGGCATGGATCGATACGAACAAATCGGCTTGGATCGAGTTGGCCAGCTCGACGCGTTCGTCCAGCGTCGGATATGTATCTCCGTCGCGCGTCATCACGACTTCGATGTTTTTGTCTGCCGCAAGCAGACTCTGAACTTTATTCGCCACAGCCAAATTAAATTCCTTCTCCTGGAGGCCGAGATTCGGCGAGGACGCTCCCGGGTCCTTGCCGCCGTGGCCCGCGTCGATCACGACTTTATACCGGGGAGCGAACAAAGAGAAGACGGCCCGGTTCGCTTCTCTCGCTTCCTCCCGCAGCCGGGCGTTCGAAGCCTTGAGATCCAGCACGATTCTTACTTGGTCCTTCGTGTACTGGGAATAACGGATTTTGCCGATCCAGTCGGATTTCGGTTCGATCTCGCCGCTTGCCCCCGCCGTCCGGCCGTTCACTTCCGAAGCCAGCCGGCTGCCGGGCAGATCGATCACAACCCGCGAAGGATTCGACAGGTAAAATACGTTCGGCTCCAGCTTGCCGCTGCCGGACTTGATCTCCAGCTTGTCCCCCGCCGCCTCAATCGCGTATACCCCTTCCGGCTGGACCGCGGGCGTCGGCGCAGCCGACGGCTTGCCCGACGGTTTGGGCGTTGCGCTCGGCTTCGGAGTCGCGGTCGGCGATGGGGTCGCAGACGGCTTGGGCGTTGCGCTCGGATTTGGCGTCGCGGCGGGCGTCGGCGTCGGACTTGCCTTGGCGACAAGCGATACCGTCCGCGTCCAGTCGTCCCACAGCACCAGCATGCCGAAACGTTCCGCTACGAAACGGACGGGCACCATCGTCGAACCGTCCTTGATCATCGGCGGAACTTCCAACTGTACCTGCGATCCGTCGACCGTGACCGTCTTGCGGTCGACGTGCATCGTGACCACCTTGTTCGGCATCCGGACGTCCACGCGCCTCTCGTTCGGGTCCCACTTCACTTCCGCTCCCAGATGTTCGGCGATCGCCCGAACGGGAGCGAGCGTGCTGCCGTCGACGATGATCGGCGGAACTTCGGGGTTCAGCCGTTGCCCGTTAACGAACAGTTTGACGTCTGTGCTGACGGCGTAAGCCGCTTCCGTGTCGGCCGGATGCGATAACCATGCTGCCGCTAAAACCAATAAAGCCACACACCACTTTCTCATACGTCACCTCGTCACCAAAATAGTCCGGCCGGGCTTCGCGCCCCGGAGAACAAGCCCTCTCCGATTCCGGGCCGCCGGGAGGGCTTGTCTGCTTATGCATGGATATAGACGCAAAATTCGCCAAAAAGTTGCGAGTTTTTGGCATGAAATTCGCCGTTTCCCGCTACGGACCGGCGCAGGTTGTCGGTTGCCGGAACTTTTCGCCTGCCCGGGGAATGTGCAGCGCCGGCGGTATTCATCCCGGGCCGCACCGCAAAAAAGCCGCCCGGTTGCCCGCTCCTATCGGAACGGGCTCCGGACGGCCGTATTCGCCCTCCGTTTAGCGGGCGGCTCTTTTTGCCTCGTAAGCGGCGATTTTGTCTTCGTGCTGCAGCGTCAGCCCGATATCATCGAGGCCGAGCAGCAGGAACTGGCGGCGGTGTTCGTCCAGATCGAACGAGATGTTCAGGCCGAGGTCGTCGGTGATCGTTTTGTTTTCCAGATCGACCGTCAGCTTATAGCCTTCGTTGGCGGCCGTGCGCTGGAACAGCTCTTCGACCTGCTCTTCGCTCAGCTTGATCGGCAGGATGCCGTTCTTGAAGCAGTTGTTGTAGAAAATATCCGCGAAGGACGGCGCGATGATGACGCGGAAGCCGTAGTCCTGAATCGCCCACGGCGCATGCTCGCGGGAGGAGCCGCAGCCGAAGTTGGCGCGCGAGATCAGCACGGACGCGCCTTGATAGCGCGGCTGGTTCAGGCTGAACTCGGGAATGACTTCGCCTTTGGAATTGAATCGCCATTCGTAGAACAGGAACTGGCCGAAGCCCGAGCGCTCGATCCGTTTCAGAAATTGCTTGGGAATGATGGCGTCGGTATCGACGTTTACGCGGTCGACCGGTGCGACCAAGCCGGTGTGGGTTTTAAAAGGCTCCATGTCTCTATCTCCTTCTCACGCAGTCTGTTAAGCTTCCTGCTTGACTTTGAAATCCCAGAAGCGCACGTCGGTGAAATGCCCCTTGATGGCGGCGGCGGCGGCCATCGCCGGAGAGACGAGGTGCGTGCGTCCGTCGCGGCCCTGACGGCCTTCGAAGTTCCGGTTGGACGTCGAGGCGCAGCGTTGTCCGGGTTTCAGCACGTCCGGGTTCATCGCGAGGCACATCGAGCAGCCCGCGTCGCGCCATTCGAATCCGGCTTCGATGAAAATTTTGTCCAGTCCTTCTTTCTCCGCTTGCGCTTTGACGCGTCCGGAGCCCGGCACGACGATCGCCGTGACGTTCGGCGCGACCTTGTAGCCTTGGGCGACGGCGGCGGCGGCGCGCAGGTCTTCGATCCGCCCGTTCGTGCAGGAGCCGATGAACACGTAGTCGATCGGAATTTCCGTCATCGGCGTGCCCGGCTTCAGGCCCATGTATTCCAGCGCTTTCTGGGCGGCTTTGCGCTCGTTTTCCGTCGGGAAGTCGTTCGGGTCCGGCACGCAGGACGTAATGTCCGTGCCCATGCCCGGGCTCGTTCCCCAGGTGACTTGCGGAATCAGGGTGTCCGCGTCGAATTCGACGACGCGGTCGTACGTCGCGCCTTCGTCGGTCACGAGCTGCTTCCACTCTTCGACGGCCTTGTCGAATTCCGCGCCTTTCGGCACGTAGTCGCGTCCGCGCAAATATTCGAACGTTTTCTCATCCGGCGCGATCAGGCCGGCGCGCGCGCCCGCTTCGATGGACATGTTGCAGACGGTCATGCGTTCTTCCATCGACAGGTTGCGGATCGCTTCGCCCGTGTATTCGATGACGTAACCCGTCGCGAAGTCGGTGCCGTATTTGGCGATGACGCCGAGGATCAGGTCTTTCGCCGTGACGCCCGGATTCAGCTTGCCTTTGATGCGCACTTCCATCGTCTTCGGTTTCGCTTGCTGCAGACATTGCGTAGCCAGGACGTGTTCGACTTCGCTCGTGCCGATGCCGAACGCCAGCGCGCCGAACGCGCCGTGCGTCGAGGTGTGGCTGTCGCCGCACACGATCGTTTTGCCCGGATGCGTCAGGCCGACTTCCGGTCCCATGACGTGCACGACGCCCTGGTCGATGTGGTTCAGGTCGAACAGCGTGATGCCGAAGTCGGCGCAGTTTTTGGCCAGCGTGTCGATCTGCTGCTTGGAGATCGGGTCCGTGATGTTGAAGCGGTCTTTCGTCGGCACGTTATGGTCCATCGTCGCGAACGTCAGATCCGGACGGCGAACTTTGCGGCCGGCCATACGCAAGCCCTCGAACGCCTGAGGGCTCGTCACCTCGTGCACGAGGTGCAGGTCGATATAAATGATGCTCGGTTTGCCTTCTTCCGAATGGATGACGTGATTGTCCCAAATCTTCTCGATAATCGTTCTTGGCTTAGCCATCGTTCTCACCCCATGAGATGAATAAGTGCGTCTCTGTCTTTACCCTCATCCTACCATGTTCATCTTCATTGATCCAAGATATAATATCTATAAACACGATAGGTACAGACTATAAGAGGGCCGCCCGCCGCCGCCCTTGAACTACTTCGAAGCGTTCGTCCAAAATTCCGCTTCCCGAGGAGAGATGCGTGTTGGAACTTCGACAATTGCTGTACACCGTTCAGATCGCCCAGGAGAAAAACTTCTCCCGGGCCGCCGAAAAGCTTCATATCGCCCAGCCGTCGCTCAGCCAGCAGTTGTCCAAGCTGGAGAAGGAAATCGGCGTGCTGCTGTTCCAGCGGAGCACCAACTCGGTGGAGCTGACCCACGCGGGCGCGGTGTTCGTGGAAAAAGCGCAAAAAATTCTCGATCTCGTCGACCAGCTTCACAAGGAAATGGACGACATCGCCCAAATGCGCAAAGGCCGGCTGACCGTCGGCAGCCTTCCCATCACGGGCGCGCATATATTGCCTCTGGTCCTGCCGGCCTACCGTTCCCGGTATCCCGAGATCGACGTCACGCTTGTGGAGGAATCGACCGCCCGGCTGGAGCAATTGACGCTTGCGGGCCAGACGGAGATCTCGCTGTTGACGCTTCCTCTGCTGGACGCCACGCTGGACTTCGAACCCGTCTTCGAGGAAAACATCGTGCTCGCCGTTCCGCCCGGCCACCGTCTGGCCGCCGAAGTCTCCACCGGCCGCGAGATCGCGGTGGAGGAACTGGAGCACGAGCCGTTTATCGTGCTGAAGAAAGGCCAGGGCTTCCGCCACATCTCGCTGGAGCTGTGCCGCAAAGCCGGATTCGAGCCCCGGATCGTGTTCGAGTCCAGCAACATCGAGACGGTCCAGTCGCTTGTCGCGACCGGCATGGGCATCGCTTTCGTTCCGTCCATGATCGCGCGCGCCGAATGGAGCCGCTTCGCCCCGACGATTCTGCCGCTCGCAGGCAAGCCTTCGCGGCAGATTGTCGTGGCGTACAAGCACGGCCGGTACTTGTCCAAGGCCGCCCGGGCGTTTATCGCCACGGTGCGGGACGTGCTCAGTCCCGGCGCGAGAGCTTAATACAGCGACGGCCGCCGGTCTTCGAACACCGGGATGCGTCCGCGCACGTCCTCGACCAGGCCGAGGTCGATCCGGCCGCGGACGATGCATTCCTGCTCCCCGCCCTCGGCGACGATCTCGCCCCACGGGTCGACGATCATCGAATGGCCGAAAAACGCCGTGCCGCCGCTGACGCCGACGCGGTTGCAGGAGACGACGTACATTTGATTCTCGATCGCTCTCGCCATCTGCAGCGTGCGCCAATGGTGCAATCGCGGATGCGGCCATTCGGCCGGCAGGAACAGCACGCGCGCGCCGCCCAGCGCCAGCTTGCGGGCCAGCTCCGGAAAGCGGATGTCGTAGCAGATCATCATGGCCGCCGGCACGCCGTCGAGCTCCAGCGTTCCCGGCTTGTCTCCGCTCTGCAGGTATTTCTCCTCATCCATCAGCCGGAACAAATGGATTTTGGAGTAATCGGCCACCTCCCTGCCCTCGCGGTCGAACGCATAGATCGTATTGTACACGCCGCCCGTCCGCTTCTCCGCGATCGAGCCGCCGACGATATGGACGCCGTACGTTTTGGCCAGTCCCGACAGCAGCTCCCTCAGCGTCCGCCCTTCCGGGTCGGCCAGCTCGTGAATGCGGTCAAGCGCGTACCCCGTATTCCACATCTCCGGAATAACCAGCACGTCGGGCCGCTCCGATCCCTCCATCGCCTCGCGCGCCATGCGCCGAACCGTTTCGACGTTGCGTTCCGGTTCGCCGATCTTCACGTCCATTTGCAGCAGCGCGATATTCCAAGCCGATTGCGACATGTTTCTCACCTTTTTTCGCGATAATGGAATTCAATCATTATAAATCGTTTGTCGGCCGGTTGCCAAGCGGTTTCGTCCCCCCGCCCTTCCGATCCCCGCTCCCGTTTCCTTTACAGGTTATGATTGCCTCTGCTAGAATGATCGTTGAATTGTCAACCTTAATGATTCATGAAAAGTTGACAATCGAACGGTTAAAAACGGGGAGTGAACAGGGTTGGCTACGACGTATCAGCAGCTCGCCGCCATGGACAAAGCCTTTTTATGGCATCCTTTTACCCAGATGAAAGACTACAACAACTCCGATCCGCTTATTATCGAGAGAGGCGAAGGCGTCAAGCTGTACGACGTGCAGGGACGCGGCTACTATGACGGCTTCTCGTCGGTGTGGCTCAATGTGCACGGCCATAACGTGCCGGAGCTCAACGAAGCGATCGTCGCCCAGCTCGGCCGCGTCGCCCACTCGACGCTGCTCGGCATGGCGAACGTGCCGGCCGTCGAGCTTGCCGCCAAGCTTGCCGCTATCGCCCCCGAAGGGCTGAACAAGGTGTTTTACTCCGACTCGGGCGCGACCGGCGTCGAGATCGCGCTGAAGATGGCTTTTCAGTATTGGCACAACCGGGGACAAATCGGGAAGCGCTCGTTTATTACGATGAACGAAGCGTATCACGGCGATACGATCGGCGCAGTCAGCGTCGGCGCGATTCCGCTCTATCACGAGGTGTTCCGGCCGCTGCTGTTCCCGTCGCATACGGTTCCCTACCCCTTCCCGTACCGCCACCCGGGCGGCGCGGAAGGGGCGGTGGAGACGACGCTCTCCGAGCTGCGCAAGCTGCTCGAGGCGAAGGCCGGCGAGATCGCCGCGCTGATCGTGGAGCCGATCGTGCAGGGCGCCAGCGGCATCGTCGTGATGCCGGAAGGCTGCCTGCGCGAGATCGCCGCGCTGTGCCGCCAGTACGACGTCCTGCTGATCGCCGACGAGGTGGCGACCGGGTTCGGCCGTACGGGACGGATGTTCGCCTGCAATCACGAGGACGTGTCGCCCGACCTGATGGTCGTCGGCAAAGGGCTGACCGGCGGGTATCTGCCCGTGGCCGCCACACTCGCCACCGACGAGATTTACGATGCGTTCTACGCCGATTACGAGGAGCGGAAGACGTTTTTCCACGGCCACTCCTATACCGGCAACCCGCTCGGCTGCGCCGTCGCGCTCGCCAGCCTGAAGCTGATGGAGGAACGCCGCCTCGTCGAAAGCGTCGAGGCGAAGGCCGCGCTGGTAGCGCGCAAGCTGGCCCCGCTGGCCGATTGGCCGCATGTCGGCGATATCCGCCAGAAGGGGCTGATCGTCGGCATCGAGCTGGTCCGGAACAAGGCGACGAAAGAGCCTTACGACTGGGCGGAGCGCATCGGCGTACGCGCCTCGCAACGCGCGCGGGAGCTGGGCATGCTGACGCGGCCGCTCGGCAACGTCTGTGTCTTCATCCCGCCGCTGGCGAGCACGGAGACGGAGCTGGATGAGATGACGGACATTCTCGCCCAGGCGATCCGCGATGTGACCGAAGGCGGGTGGGACGGATGAGCGGCGTTCGCGGCCTGTTCGTTACCGGCACCGACACGGGCGTCGGCAAAACGGTTATCACCGCCGCCATCGCGGCGGCGCTGCGGGAGGCCGGCGCCGGCGTCGGCGTCTGGAAGCCGGTGCAATCCGGCGAGCCGCTCGGCAGCGGACGCACTGACGCGGAGCGGTTGCTGCGCGGCAGCGGCATCGACGAGCGGCCCGAGGCCGTCGCGCCGTATACGTTCGGCGCGCCGCTGACGCCTGTGCTCGCCGCGTCGGCCGAAGGCGTGCGGTTGACGACGCAAGCGCTTCGCGCGGCCGGCGAGCCGCTGATGGCCCGCTACGAGGCGCTGCTGATCGAAGGCGCGGGTGGCGTCGCCGTACCGCTGACGGAGGACGCGCTCGTGGCGGACTGGATCGCGGAGCTCGGCACGCCGGCGCTGATCGTCGCCCGCTCCGGGCTCGGCACGATCAATCATACGCTGCTCACCGCCGAGATGCTCCGTCAGCGCGGCGTTCCGGTCGCGGG is from Paenibacillus thermoaerophilus and encodes:
- the bioA gene encoding adenosylmethionine--8-amino-7-oxononanoate transaminase; the protein is MDKAFLWHPFTQMKDYNNSDPLIIERGEGVKLYDVQGRGYYDGFSSVWLNVHGHNVPELNEAIVAQLGRVAHSTLLGMANVPAVELAAKLAAIAPEGLNKVFYSDSGATGVEIALKMAFQYWHNRGQIGKRSFITMNEAYHGDTIGAVSVGAIPLYHEVFRPLLFPSHTVPYPFPYRHPGGAEGAVETTLSELRKLLEAKAGEIAALIVEPIVQGASGIVVMPEGCLREIAALCRQYDVLLIADEVATGFGRTGRMFACNHEDVSPDLMVVGKGLTGGYLPVAATLATDEIYDAFYADYEERKTFFHGHSYTGNPLGCAVALASLKLMEERRLVESVEAKAALVARKLAPLADWPHVGDIRQKGLIVGIELVRNKATKEPYDWAERIGVRASQRARELGMLTRPLGNVCVFIPPLASTETELDEMTDILAQAIRDVTEGGWDG
- the bioD gene encoding dethiobiotin synthase, with product MSGVRGLFVTGTDTGVGKTVITAAIAAALREAGAGVGVWKPVQSGEPLGSGRTDAERLLRGSGIDERPEAVAPYTFGAPLTPVLAASAEGVRLTTQALRAAGEPLMARYEALLIEGAGGVAVPLTEDALVADWIAELGTPALIVARSGLGTINHTLLTAEMLRQRGVPVAGVVLNDGAPGCSPAEGAGPDDHAAQGGGLGDRPDPDPSAASNAGMIARYGGLRIVGRFPPLRGEPKPAQLAGIAREALDIPYLLKTLAFT
- a CDS encoding carbon-nitrogen family hydrolase yields the protein MSQSAWNIALLQMDVKIGEPERNVETVRRMAREAMEGSERPDVLVIPEMWNTGYALDRIHELADPEGRTLRELLSGLAKTYGVHIVGGSIAEKRTGGVYNTIYAFDREGREVADYSKIHLFRLMDEEKYLQSGDKPGTLELDGVPAAMMICYDIRFPELARKLALGGARVLFLPAEWPHPRLHHWRTLQMARAIENQMYVVSCNRVGVSGGTAFFGHSMIVDPWGEIVAEGGEQECIVRGRIDLGLVEDVRGRIPVFEDRRPSLY